In Symmachiella dynata, the following are encoded in one genomic region:
- a CDS encoding M16 family metallopeptidase has translation MQAQDIRTTQLPNGLTLVMERMPDVRSAAFSMLIPAGNIYDPPGQEGCAAVLSDLITRGAGDRNSQQLAFDLDNLGLQRSESASGSHLGLSGATIADRLPDVLRIYADIVLRPQLPADQFDAARAGIAQSLHSIEDEPRQKAMQELRRRSYPSPWGLPSDGNLEGLSQLTADTVRTHYENCFRPSETILGIAGNFDVQAIQKIVEECFGEWPDKPAPTVEVSDWAPNVSHIAHESTQTHIGVAYESVPYRDEGYYNAWAAVNILGGGMSSRLFTEVREKRGLCYSVYASLSALRDQGRVFCYAGSTNERAQETLDVMLAELQRLPEGIKEGELERCKAGAKSSLIMQQESSSSRASAVARDWYHLGRVTTLDEVHQKVDALTVPSILKYVDEHPADNFTVLTLGPESLEVNLGVS, from the coding sequence ATGCAGGCACAAGATATACGGACAACCCAATTGCCCAACGGGCTGACGCTCGTCATGGAGCGGATGCCCGACGTGCGGTCGGCCGCGTTTTCCATGTTGATTCCCGCCGGCAATATTTACGATCCCCCCGGTCAAGAAGGTTGCGCCGCTGTACTGAGCGACCTCATCACGCGCGGCGCGGGAGATCGCAATAGCCAGCAATTGGCGTTCGATTTAGACAATCTCGGCCTGCAACGCAGCGAATCGGCCTCCGGAAGTCACCTGGGCCTCAGTGGTGCGACCATCGCCGACCGCCTGCCGGATGTGCTGCGGATTTATGCCGACATCGTTCTCCGCCCACAACTTCCCGCGGATCAATTCGATGCCGCCCGCGCCGGTATCGCACAGTCGCTGCACTCGATCGAAGACGAACCACGGCAAAAAGCGATGCAGGAATTGCGCCGTCGCAGTTATCCCTCACCCTGGGGACTGCCCAGCGATGGAAACCTGGAAGGGCTGTCCCAGCTCACCGCTGACACCGTTCGTACCCATTATGAAAACTGTTTCCGCCCTTCGGAAACAATTCTGGGCATCGCCGGCAATTTTGATGTCCAAGCCATTCAGAAGATCGTTGAGGAATGCTTCGGCGAATGGCCAGACAAACCGGCCCCGACTGTTGAAGTGAGTGACTGGGCGCCGAACGTCAGCCATATCGCGCATGAATCGACGCAAACACACATCGGCGTGGCCTACGAAAGTGTGCCCTACCGTGACGAGGGCTACTACAACGCGTGGGCAGCGGTCAATATTCTCGGCGGCGGCATGAGTTCGCGTCTGTTCACCGAAGTCCGTGAAAAGCGCGGGCTCTGTTATTCCGTCTATGCCAGCCTGAGTGCGCTGCGTGATCAAGGCCGGGTGTTTTGTTATGCCGGATCGACCAATGAGCGTGCGCAAGAAACGCTTGACGTTATGTTGGCCGAATTGCAGCGGTTGCCCGAGGGAATCAAAGAAGGGGAACTTGAGCGCTGTAAGGCCGGCGCCAAGAGTTCGCTGATCATGCAACAGGAATCCTCCTCGTCTCGCGCTTCGGCCGTGGCGCGGGATTGGTATCACCTGGGACGCGTCACGACGCTGGATGAGGTGCATCAAAAAGTTGACGCCCTGACCGTGCCTAGTATTCTGAAGTACGTCGACGAACACCCGGCGGACAATTTCACCGTTTTGACTCTCGGCCCTGAATCGCTGGAGGTGAATCTTGGAGTTTCATAA
- a CDS encoding M16 family metallopeptidase, translating into MEFHKATLDNGLQIVAEQSPAAHSVAVGFFVRTGSRDETQEVSGVSHFLEHMVFKGTDRFAADDVNRIFDEIGAKYNASTSEEVTLFYGAVLPEYLPRIFDLLAEILRPSLRTDDFEMEKKVILEEIGRYEDEPTFTAYETLMQTHFAGHPLGQCILGTVDSINALTADQMRGYFNQRYLAGNITLAVAGNFDWDEVLALAEKHCINWPAGDPGRTVTEAQPPGGVEVITNPSSHHQHIMQMTPAPPSAHPDRYAAELLGVIVGDDSGSRMYWDLVDPGYAEIAEMSYNDYDGSGVYLMYCGCAPDQTAENMRRIETIFNEVNVKGVTEEELMQAKNKVSSRIVLRSERPMGRLGALGSNWLYRGEYRSVEDDLDVIDGITTDDIRRLLDEYPLGQTTTTAVGPLESLNGEAS; encoded by the coding sequence TTGGAGTTTCATAAGGCTACTTTGGACAATGGATTGCAAATCGTCGCAGAACAAAGCCCCGCCGCGCACAGCGTCGCGGTCGGCTTCTTCGTGCGGACCGGATCGCGCGATGAGACCCAAGAGGTCTCCGGCGTCAGCCATTTTCTGGAGCACATGGTTTTCAAAGGGACTGACCGGTTCGCAGCCGATGATGTGAACCGCATCTTCGACGAGATCGGCGCCAAGTACAACGCCTCGACCAGCGAGGAAGTGACGTTGTTCTACGGAGCGGTCTTGCCCGAATACCTGCCGAGGATCTTTGACCTCTTGGCCGAGATCCTGCGCCCCAGCTTGCGGACCGACGACTTTGAAATGGAGAAAAAAGTCATCCTAGAGGAAATCGGCCGCTACGAAGATGAGCCGACTTTCACCGCCTATGAAACGCTCATGCAAACCCACTTTGCCGGGCACCCGCTGGGGCAATGCATTTTAGGAACCGTCGACAGCATCAACGCATTGACGGCCGATCAGATGCGGGGGTATTTCAACCAGCGGTATTTGGCCGGTAATATCACGTTGGCGGTCGCGGGAAATTTTGACTGGGACGAAGTTCTAGCGCTCGCAGAGAAGCATTGCATAAATTGGCCCGCCGGCGATCCCGGTCGCACGGTGACCGAAGCGCAACCGCCCGGTGGCGTCGAAGTGATCACCAACCCCAGCAGCCATCACCAACACATCATGCAAATGACCCCCGCCCCCCCCTCGGCGCATCCCGACCGCTATGCGGCGGAATTGTTGGGCGTGATCGTGGGCGATGACAGTGGCAGCCGCATGTATTGGGACCTCGTCGACCCCGGCTACGCCGAAATAGCCGAGATGAGTTACAACGACTACGACGGCAGCGGCGTGTACCTGATGTATTGCGGGTGCGCTCCGGATCAAACCGCTGAGAACATGCGGCGGATCGAAACGATCTTTAACGAGGTGAACGTCAAGGGGGTCACGGAAGAAGAACTGATGCAGGCCAAGAACAAGGTCAGTTCCCGCATCGTCCTTCGCAGCGAACGCCCCATGGGCCGCCTCGGCGCACTGGGCAGCAACTGGTTGTACCGCGGGGAATACCGTAGCGTCGAAGACGACCTGGACGTCATTGATGGCATCACCACCGACGATATTCGCCGTTTGCTGGATGAATATCCGCTGGGCCAAACGACCACCACGGCGGTGGGACCATTGGAATCGTTGAATGGTGAGGCTTCGTAG
- a CDS encoding YqjF family protein gives MLTNPPTIDRISPTRRPDEKAIGYQQWSDLLFVHWRVPAEMIAPLLPPRLTLDTWEDDAWVGLVPFYMSSVRPWWAPAVPGISNFCETNLRTYVHLEGQDPGVWFFSLEAARSLAVRIARRFWNLPYFKATMSLNRDGNQIRYRSQRLWPEPAQAETDIEARIGDGITTPLDEEGRVAEGTLEFFLAERYLLYSIDRAGQLYRGQVHHSPYPLRQAEVLRLEESLFAAAGMTPTEDYCHALFSDGVAVDIFPLRPC, from the coding sequence ATGCTCACGAATCCACCTACCATCGACCGCATCAGTCCCACGCGACGTCCCGATGAAAAAGCGATCGGATACCAGCAGTGGTCGGATCTGTTGTTTGTGCATTGGCGCGTCCCGGCGGAGATGATTGCTCCGTTGTTGCCACCGCGACTGACCCTCGATACGTGGGAAGACGACGCCTGGGTGGGGTTAGTGCCGTTTTATATGTCTAGCGTGCGACCTTGGTGGGCGCCGGCGGTGCCGGGGATATCGAATTTCTGCGAGACCAACCTCCGCACCTACGTGCATCTCGAGGGACAAGACCCTGGAGTGTGGTTTTTTAGCCTCGAAGCAGCGCGGTCGTTGGCGGTCCGTATCGCGCGGCGGTTTTGGAATCTGCCCTACTTCAAAGCCACGATGTCGTTGAACCGCGATGGCAATCAGATCCGTTATCGCAGTCAAAGATTGTGGCCCGAACCGGCACAGGCAGAGACCGACATTGAGGCGAGGATTGGCGATGGGATTACAACTCCGCTGGATGAAGAGGGCCGCGTCGCGGAGGGAACCTTGGAGTTTTTTCTCGCCGAACGCTATTTGCTGTATTCGATTGATCGCGCGGGTCAGTTGTATCGCGGACAGGTGCACCACAGCCCGTATCCGTTGCGGCAAGCGGAAGTATTGCGACTGGAGGAGAGTTTGTTTGCGGCGGCGGGGATGACACCGACTGAGGATTATTGTCACGCGTTGTTTAGCGATGGTGTGGCGGTCGACATCTTTCCACTACGGCCCTGCTAA
- a CDS encoding cold-shock protein, which produces MPQGSIKKLTDKGFGFIDLGNGKDLFFHASALQNTSFEELYEGQQVEFTEGQGPKGPRAEDVTPA; this is translated from the coding sequence ATGCCGCAAGGCTCAATTAAAAAACTAACGGACAAAGGGTTTGGGTTCATCGATCTCGGAAACGGAAAGGATTTGTTCTTCCACGCGTCAGCGTTGCAGAATACCTCGTTCGAGGAACTCTACGAAGGTCAACAGGTGGAGTTCACCGAAGGGCAAGGCCCCAAGGGCCCGCGGGCAGAGGATGTCACACCCGCATAA
- a CDS encoding BtpA/SgcQ family protein, which translates to MTTFQLPQLFAAPKPIIGMLHIPPLPGAPQFGGDVAAIRDHVLRDADALSAGGVHGLMLENFGDTPFYPDSAPPHTIAHMTSLAMEVRRESNLPLGINVLRNDGRSALAIAHAVGAQFIRVNVLCGARVTDQGIIQGIAHDLLRDRAALGAQHIRIFADVNVKHSAALAPRSLSDEVADTLLRGGGDALIVSGTATGTATDLAEIQQARAAAHGAPVLVGSGVSAESIGSMAQHADGFIVGTAVKRDGIVSNPIDSARVAALLDGLS; encoded by the coding sequence ATGACCACTTTTCAACTGCCACAACTGTTTGCCGCACCAAAGCCAATCATCGGCATGCTACACATCCCCCCCCTGCCCGGCGCACCGCAATTCGGTGGTGATGTCGCGGCGATTCGCGACCATGTGCTGCGCGATGCCGACGCACTCTCCGCAGGGGGCGTCCATGGGTTGATGTTGGAGAATTTTGGCGATACGCCTTTTTATCCCGACTCGGCTCCGCCCCATACAATCGCCCACATGACCTCCCTGGCCATGGAAGTACGGCGAGAGTCGAATCTGCCATTGGGCATCAATGTGTTGCGCAACGATGGCAGGAGCGCGTTGGCGATCGCCCATGCGGTCGGCGCGCAGTTTATTCGCGTGAATGTCCTGTGCGGTGCGCGGGTCACCGACCAGGGGATCATTCAGGGCATCGCTCATGATTTATTACGCGACCGCGCGGCGCTCGGTGCTCAGCACATTCGCATCTTCGCTGACGTGAACGTCAAACACTCGGCAGCCTTGGCGCCGCGCTCGTTGTCCGACGAGGTGGCCGACACGCTCCTCCGCGGCGGCGGCGATGCGTTGATTGTCTCGGGAACCGCTACGGGAACCGCGACTGATTTGGCGGAGATCCAACAAGCCCGTGCCGCCGCCCACGGTGCACCGGTGCTGGTGGGCAGTGGCGTGTCGGCGGAGTCCATCGGAAGCATGGCGCAGCACGCCGATGGTTTCATCGTCGGAACCGCTGTCAAACGAGACGGGATTGTCTCGAACCCCATCGACTCCGCGCGCGTTGCTGCACTGCTCGACGGGTTGTCGTAA
- a CDS encoding MATE family efflux transporter, which yields MKGFLTTPPKPGSSSELLRIAVPLVISSGTLSLMQVLDRMFLMWYSTDALAAAMPSGLLHWSLMSIAIGTAGYVNTFVAQYEGAGRPDRVAGAMWQGIYFCIFAAAIMLFFLPCTEGIFRLVGHEKAVQDLECTYFRILCVGTAPFLLSAVLSCFYSGRGRTMTIMWVNLAATVINAALNYWLVFGGWGVPAMGIAGAGWATVIASCLGVAAFIVLLLRSEDARPYQLLKNYHFDREMFVRLLRYGLPSGVHFFVDVACFSAFILLVGAIGKEQLAATNLAFNVNSLLFLPMLGFGTAVMTLVGKRIGEGRPQMAVRTTWIAFGFTTVYMSVWAVILIFAPGIVLAPYAARSNPAEFAAIQPTIVVLLQFVAAYTLFDGMNIVFASAIRGAGDTRFCLLFTFFSSLSLMVIPAFLVLRVYHLGLYAAWACVMIYIVFLSFGFLLRFLTGQWKSMSVINETPAVSADEPRWEWDLPDPESISVAVK from the coding sequence ATGAAAGGATTTCTGACAACTCCACCCAAGCCCGGATCATCCTCCGAGTTGCTGCGCATCGCCGTTCCGCTAGTGATTAGCTCCGGAACGTTGTCGCTGATGCAGGTCTTGGATCGCATGTTCCTGATGTGGTATTCCACAGACGCATTGGCTGCAGCCATGCCGTCTGGGTTGTTGCATTGGTCGTTGATGAGCATTGCCATCGGCACCGCCGGGTATGTCAACACGTTTGTCGCCCAATACGAAGGAGCCGGACGACCGGACCGCGTGGCGGGTGCGATGTGGCAGGGAATCTACTTCTGTATTTTCGCCGCAGCCATCATGCTGTTCTTTCTGCCCTGTACCGAAGGCATCTTCCGTCTGGTCGGCCACGAAAAGGCCGTACAAGATTTAGAATGCACCTATTTCCGCATCCTCTGCGTCGGAACCGCCCCGTTTTTGCTCTCGGCGGTGTTGTCCTGTTTTTACAGTGGGCGCGGCCGGACCATGACCATCATGTGGGTCAACCTAGCAGCGACCGTGATAAACGCCGCCTTGAATTATTGGCTGGTGTTCGGCGGTTGGGGTGTGCCTGCGATGGGGATTGCCGGTGCCGGGTGGGCGACTGTGATTGCCAGTTGCCTGGGCGTCGCTGCCTTTATCGTCTTGTTGCTCCGCAGCGAGGATGCACGGCCGTATCAATTGCTTAAGAACTATCATTTCGATCGAGAAATGTTTGTGCGATTGTTGCGCTACGGACTTCCCAGTGGAGTGCATTTCTTCGTCGATGTCGCCTGCTTTTCGGCATTCATCTTATTGGTCGGGGCGATCGGCAAGGAACAATTGGCGGCCACGAATTTAGCGTTCAATGTCAACTCGCTGTTATTTTTGCCGATGCTCGGTTTCGGAACGGCGGTGATGACGTTGGTTGGAAAACGGATCGGTGAAGGACGTCCGCAAATGGCTGTGCGGACGACATGGATCGCTTTTGGGTTTACCACGGTCTATATGTCCGTCTGGGCTGTGATCTTGATCTTTGCACCGGGGATTGTATTGGCACCTTATGCCGCCCGGAGCAATCCGGCGGAGTTCGCCGCCATTCAGCCGACCATCGTCGTGCTGCTGCAATTTGTCGCGGCTTATACCTTGTTCGATGGGATGAACATCGTGTTCGCTTCAGCCATTCGCGGCGCGGGCGATACGCGGTTTTGCCTGTTGTTTACGTTTTTCTCGAGCCTCTCGCTGATGGTCATCCCCGCGTTTCTTGTACTGCGCGTTTATCACCTGGGCCTCTACGCGGCTTGGGCCTGCGTGATGATCTATATCGTGTTTCTCTCGTTCGGGTTTTTGTTGCGGTTTTTAACCGGCCAATGGAAGTCGATGAGCGTGATCAACGAAACCCCCGCGGTCAGCGCGGACGAACCGCGCTGGGAATGGGACCTTCCCGATCCGGAATCGATTTCGGTCGCGGTGAAATAA
- a CDS encoding zinc-binding dehydrogenase, with translation MKPTARAVTFHGPGRDLETIEFALPKLQAGEVLVKVSCSTLCGSDLHTYHGDRGTPCPTILGHEILGIVAELPAGAPVLDHFGMPLEIGARVTWGIAASCGDCFFCRHELPQKCATLFKYGHQQITDAHPLSGGMAEYCHLAAGTPVFRVPESLPDTVACPANCATATVAAALRVAGQHSEGTLLIHGAGMLGLTAAAMARWQGYREVIVVDVNPQRLSRATEFGATQVVAAGEADSSLDDAVEAATAGRGVDVAIDVSGAPAAMRQGMEALRVGGCAVWVGAVFPTPPVEVVPEQVVRKMIEIRGLHNYAPRDLATALEFLDQTEADYPFSGLIGDSYPLDHAAAAFAAARESVAFRVMLRP, from the coding sequence ATGAAACCTACTGCTCGCGCCGTCACGTTTCACGGCCCTGGACGTGATCTAGAAACGATTGAATTCGCATTGCCTAAATTGCAGGCGGGCGAGGTCCTTGTGAAGGTCTCCTGCAGCACATTGTGCGGCAGCGATTTGCATACCTACCACGGCGACCGCGGCACCCCCTGTCCTACGATTCTGGGGCACGAGATCCTGGGCATCGTGGCGGAGTTACCCGCCGGGGCTCCGGTCCTGGACCATTTCGGGATGCCGCTCGAAATCGGCGCGCGGGTGACGTGGGGCATCGCGGCGAGTTGTGGGGATTGTTTTTTTTGCCGCCACGAATTGCCACAAAAGTGCGCGACGTTGTTCAAATACGGTCATCAACAAATCACGGACGCGCATCCACTCAGCGGCGGCATGGCTGAATATTGTCATCTGGCAGCGGGGACCCCGGTGTTTCGCGTTCCTGAATCGCTGCCCGACACTGTTGCCTGTCCGGCCAATTGCGCAACGGCCACCGTGGCAGCTGCCTTACGGGTGGCGGGACAACATTCCGAGGGCACACTATTGATCCACGGAGCCGGCATGCTGGGACTGACCGCCGCCGCCATGGCGCGTTGGCAAGGCTACCGTGAGGTGATTGTGGTCGATGTCAATCCGCAGCGATTAAGCCGCGCGACGGAATTTGGCGCTACGCAAGTCGTTGCCGCAGGGGAGGCCGACAGCAGCTTGGACGATGCCGTTGAGGCGGCTACTGCGGGACGGGGAGTCGATGTGGCCATCGACGTCAGTGGTGCCCCCGCGGCGATGCGGCAGGGAATGGAGGCTCTGCGTGTGGGAGGCTGCGCCGTGTGGGTGGGAGCGGTCTTTCCCACCCCGCCTGTGGAGGTGGTTCCCGAGCAGGTTGTACGGAAAATGATCGAAATCCGCGGCCTGCATAACTACGCTCCCCGCGACCTAGCCACAGCCTTGGAATTTCTCGACCAAACGGAGGCTGACTATCCGTTTTCGGGATTGATTGGGGATTCGTATCCCTTGGACCATGCCGCAGCGGCGTTTGCAGCTGCCCGCGAAAGTGTAGCGTTTCGTGTGATGTTACGGCCTTGA
- a CDS encoding POT family MFS transporter — protein MASKSYLTAPTETDKMPGGIPYIVGNEAAERFSFYGMKAILFVFMTKYLVNHAGVSDVMSDAEATTYIHTFVAATYFCSIIGGFFSDAFFGKYQIIMALSVVYCLGHLVLAIDDTRIGLLCGLLLIVLGAGGIKPCVSAHVGDQFGSKNQYLLPRVFAWFYFSINFGAFLSTLLTPYFLKDPRFGPHVAFGVPGVLMFLATVVFWMGRSKFIHVPARGLATFTKSFQGESGRSLAHLCLIFLFLITFWSLFDQTASRWVEQAGKMDKRFDLSWLPFASESSSIEPTESQIQAANPALILILIPLFSYGLYPLLNRLFGLTALRKIGIGFFVTAAAFAVSAFIETAVQQSSSQVAILATAADGTTQRKQSDFLAPRTGEDLSTVRDLGALFANEFAPGSGASYAIERNSNPALFDQFSIDPQKGVVTAEFRSDTVDRLPHIGWQLLAYVILTSAEIMVSITALEFAYTQAPNEAKSIVMSLYLLTVFFGNLFTAGVNLFIQNSDGTSKLAGADYYWFFTGAMFITAVLFVGVASKYRVRSYIQGPQNVDITEA, from the coding sequence ATGGCAAGCAAATCGTATCTGACCGCCCCGACGGAAACTGATAAGATGCCCGGCGGGATCCCGTATATCGTGGGGAACGAGGCGGCGGAACGGTTCAGTTTTTACGGCATGAAGGCGATTTTGTTCGTGTTCATGACCAAGTATCTGGTGAATCATGCCGGCGTTTCGGACGTGATGAGCGATGCCGAGGCGACGACGTACATCCACACCTTCGTCGCAGCGACCTATTTCTGCTCGATTATCGGCGGTTTTTTCTCGGATGCCTTTTTCGGGAAATATCAAATTATCATGGCGCTGTCAGTTGTCTACTGCCTGGGACATCTGGTGTTGGCGATTGATGACACACGGATCGGTTTGCTGTGTGGACTGCTGTTGATCGTGCTCGGTGCCGGCGGCATCAAGCCGTGTGTTTCGGCTCATGTGGGCGATCAATTTGGTAGCAAAAACCAGTATCTCTTGCCGCGGGTGTTTGCGTGGTTTTATTTCTCCATCAATTTTGGCGCATTTTTGTCGACATTGCTCACCCCATATTTTCTCAAGGATCCCCGCTTTGGACCGCATGTGGCATTCGGAGTCCCGGGCGTCCTCATGTTTTTGGCGACGGTCGTGTTTTGGATGGGGCGCTCGAAGTTTATTCATGTCCCGGCGCGCGGATTAGCCACCTTCACCAAATCGTTTCAAGGGGAATCGGGGCGCTCGTTGGCCCACCTGTGTCTCATATTTTTGTTTCTGATCACATTTTGGAGCCTGTTTGATCAAACAGCTTCGCGGTGGGTCGAACAAGCGGGCAAGATGGACAAACGTTTTGACCTATCGTGGCTACCGTTTGCCAGCGAGTCATCATCCATCGAACCGACCGAGTCGCAAATCCAAGCGGCCAATCCGGCATTGATCCTCATTTTGATTCCCCTGTTCTCCTACGGTCTGTATCCGCTGTTGAATCGTCTGTTTGGACTGACGGCACTGCGGAAAATCGGCATCGGCTTTTTTGTGACAGCAGCCGCGTTTGCCGTTTCGGCCTTCATTGAAACCGCGGTACAACAATCCTCGTCACAAGTGGCAATTCTCGCCACGGCCGCTGATGGAACCACCCAGCGCAAGCAATCGGACTTCCTAGCGCCGCGGACGGGAGAGGACTTGTCGACTGTGCGTGACCTGGGTGCATTGTTCGCCAATGAATTCGCGCCCGGCAGCGGCGCAAGCTATGCGATCGAACGCAATTCAAATCCGGCGCTGTTTGACCAGTTTTCTATTGATCCTCAAAAGGGCGTTGTCACCGCCGAATTTCGTAGCGACACCGTCGACCGGCTGCCACACATCGGCTGGCAATTGTTGGCGTACGTCATTTTAACCTCTGCTGAAATCATGGTTTCGATCACCGCATTGGAGTTCGCCTATACGCAGGCGCCCAACGAAGCGAAATCGATTGTGATGTCGCTGTACTTGCTCACCGTATTTTTCGGCAACCTATTCACCGCCGGTGTCAATTTGTTCATCCAAAACAGCGACGGCACCAGCAAACTGGCCGGGGCAGATTATTACTGGTTCTTCACCGGCGCAATGTTCATCACTGCCGTGCTGTTCGTCGGCGTGGCCAGCAAGTACCGCGTTCGCTCTTATATCCAAGGCCCACAGAACGTTGATATTACGGAGGCCTAG
- a CDS encoding CpaF family protein yields MAVPSQAAQQRGFDSGTTSFEDLKTLIHGKLVDKLDLSRLGDLEGETLRREIRLVVEHLCDSENTLLNRSERERLIEEVLDETFGFGPLELLLKDNEVSDIMINGPKHIFVEKAGRLQRSPVVFRDNEHLMQILDRIVSKVGRRVDETSPMVDARLPDGSRLNAVIPPLALDGASLSIRKFGSNPLALEDLLKFDAFTPEMVMLLEGAIKGRLNTIISGGTGSGKTTMLNTLSSFIQNDHRVITIEDAAELQLQQEHVLRLETRPANIEGKGQVSATDLVKNALRMRPDRIIIGECRGPETLDMLQAMNTGHEGSLTTIHANSPRDGCSRIETMIMMGGIEMPIKALRSQFASAVDLIIQSNRLQGGPRKVTHITEVLNLEQDTVIMQDIFLFVQDGIDDQGRAFGHFEATGVRPTFMDRLEQAGVRLPGNLFAARRLN; encoded by the coding sequence ATGGCCGTCCCCAGCCAAGCAGCGCAGCAGCGCGGATTCGATTCTGGTACCACCAGCTTTGAAGATCTCAAGACCCTCATTCATGGAAAATTGGTCGATAAACTCGACCTGTCGCGTTTAGGCGACCTGGAAGGCGAAACGCTCCGCCGCGAAATCCGGCTCGTCGTCGAACACCTGTGCGACAGCGAAAACACACTGCTCAACCGTTCTGAACGCGAACGGCTGATTGAAGAAGTTCTCGACGAAACATTCGGTTTCGGTCCGTTGGAATTGTTGCTGAAAGACAATGAAGTCAGCGACATTATGATTAACGGTCCCAAGCACATTTTTGTGGAAAAAGCAGGTCGTTTGCAACGTTCGCCCGTCGTATTCCGCGACAACGAACACTTGATGCAGATTTTGGACCGCATCGTTTCTAAAGTCGGTCGTCGTGTGGACGAAACGTCCCCCATGGTCGATGCTCGCTTGCCGGACGGTTCACGTTTGAACGCTGTCATCCCGCCATTGGCCTTAGATGGTGCTTCACTTTCCATTCGTAAGTTCGGCTCGAACCCGCTGGCTCTGGAAGACTTGCTCAAATTCGATGCCTTTACGCCTGAGATGGTGATGTTGTTAGAAGGTGCTATCAAAGGCCGGCTGAATACGATCATCAGCGGTGGTACCGGTTCTGGTAAAACGACAATGCTGAATACGCTGTCGAGTTTTATTCAAAACGACCACCGTGTAATTACGATCGAAGACGCGGCCGAACTCCAATTGCAACAGGAACACGTGTTGCGATTGGAAACACGGCCGGCCAATATCGAAGGCAAAGGCCAAGTCAGCGCGACCGACTTGGTGAAAAACGCCCTGCGTATGCGTCCCGACCGAATCATCATCGGGGAATGTCGTGGACCCGAAACGCTGGACATGTTGCAAGCCATGAACACCGGTCACGAAGGCTCGTTGACCACGATTCACGCGAACTCACCTCGGGACGGATGTTCGCGTATTGAAACCATGATCATGATGGGCGGTATTGAAATGCCCATTAAGGCTCTCCGCAGCCAATTCGCCTCGGCCGTAGATTTGATTATTCAATCCAACCGGCTGCAAGGTGGCCCGCGGAAAGTGACGCATATTACCGAAGTGCTCAATCTGGAGCAGGACACGGTGATCATGCAGGATATCTTCTTGTTTGTTCAAGATGGCATTGACGATCAAGGACGCGCGTTCGGCCATTTTGAGGCCACCGGTGTGCGGCCTACGTTCATGGACCGATTGGAACAAGCAGGCGTCCGTCTGCCTGGTAATCTGTTCGCCGCTCGACGGTTAAATTAA
- a CDS encoding type II secretion system F family protein produces the protein MSPVLLISIAAFIGMAALVGGIVFVMKDFGSSTAEDRLDVLAGLKTPELESHGLLKEGVGEGLSGLAGMMHRISSRFTNMGALFEQADSPIKPDTFFMLTFGVALFGMGLSFLAKAPLPLVPLVGVVTGSLPLGWLLWRRRRRFNKFAKQLPDALELVARALRAGHSLASGLHVVVQELPAPIAVEFGMVHEEQNLGVPIEQALKSMLKRMPNLDLKFFVTAVAIQRQTGGDLAEILDKIGHIIRERFKILGQVQALTGEGRISGVVLMALPIVLFFVVWHMNPPYVMLLFTDELGRKMIAAAAVLQVLGAITIKKIINIKV, from the coding sequence ATGAGTCCTGTACTTTTGATTTCCATCGCTGCCTTCATCGGCATGGCCGCCTTAGTCGGCGGTATCGTGTTCGTGATGAAGGATTTCGGATCGAGTACTGCTGAGGATCGACTTGACGTTTTAGCCGGACTCAAGACGCCGGAACTGGAATCGCATGGACTATTGAAAGAAGGCGTCGGCGAAGGGCTGTCGGGATTGGCGGGCATGATGCACCGCATCTCCAGTCGGTTCACCAACATGGGCGCCCTGTTTGAACAGGCCGATTCGCCGATCAAACCCGACACGTTCTTTATGCTGACCTTTGGCGTTGCCTTGTTCGGCATGGGCTTGTCTTTCCTGGCCAAAGCCCCGCTCCCACTGGTTCCCCTGGTTGGAGTCGTGACCGGGTCGCTTCCGTTGGGCTGGCTACTGTGGCGACGACGACGACGATTCAATAAATTCGCCAAGCAACTTCCCGATGCCCTCGAACTGGTCGCACGTGCCTTGCGTGCGGGACACAGTTTGGCATCCGGTCTACATGTGGTGGTCCAAGAACTCCCCGCTCCGATCGCGGTGGAATTCGGCATGGTGCACGAAGAGCAAAACTTGGGTGTTCCGATCGAGCAAGCTTTGAAAAGCATGCTCAAACGGATGCCTAACCTCGACTTGAAATTCTTCGTGACGGCCGTTGCCATTCAACGCCAAACGGGTGGTGACTTGGCGGAAATCCTTGACAAAATCGGACACATTATTCGCGAACGTTTCAAAATCCTCGGACAGGTGCAAGCCCTGACCGGTGAAGGCCGGATCAGTGGTGTCGTACTCATGGCCTTACCGATTGTGTTGTTCTTCGTCGTCTGGCACATGAACCCGCCGTACGTGATGTTGTTGTTCACGGACGAGTTGGGACGCAAGATGATCGCTGCCGCAGCCGTACTACAGGTGCTGGGTGCCATCACGATCAAGAAAATCATCAACATTAAGGTCTGA